A single genomic interval of Helianthus annuus cultivar XRQ/B chromosome 6, HanXRQr2.0-SUNRISE, whole genome shotgun sequence harbors:
- the LOC118479595 gene encoding protein FAR1-RELATED SEQUENCE 5-like: MKNGGCLNSVLDSMVILNNELCGFDVLDLWRFRSSAFGFDSIVFSIDPQSSTARNTDVDFEEARLIGDQVQLSAYQKVTIDDVLNPEPANPNRNANTSGVNECSNDEKIYTPEVEPSAIPVVGMQFTSIEHAYVFYQTYAKLAGFLLGKVVKSYTVKKFVDGHNHKFVCPHDIHMLLAYRQLSDVQEEMIWELGTLNLGPVKAFHIMRKCYDGFENVGATVDDCKNFRNRIKSYIGEYDADMVINRLTDEKQYLVDFSFEYSVDDDKRLTGLFWANGLCKRNFMEFGDVISFDETFKTNKYKMVFVPFTGIDNHCRNVNLGAGLLASESIDSYKWLLNSFVKPFGRQPKVVVTDQDPAMKQAIEEVFSTSRHRLCMWHIMKKVADKVGHELCNNDDFKRRMCDIVWTDSIEPEEFERQWKLVMIEYGLTENKWIDDMFSIRYMWILDFYRHEPMSANRDIWNYYRVSADGHQIEGPQIKISLKDFKAHGDGLLERWTKDVVPNELNATFDVKVGDKDEQHKAKQIAREIIYTGEYLDPRHKANEVEDDEEEDEFEYYSGGSDDGSEEDEWEEVSDEED, encoded by the exons ATGAAAAATGGTGGGTGTTTGAATAGTGTTCTTGATTCTATGGTGATTTTGAACAATGAACTATGTGGGTTTGATGTGTTGGATTTGTGGCG TTTTCGTTCTTCTGCGTTCGGGTTTGATTCAATTGTTTTTTCAATAGATCCACAGAGCAGCACCgcacgaaacacagatgttgATTTTGAAGAAGCTCGATTGATCGGTGATCAGGTTCAGTTATCTGCATATCAGAAAGTTACGATTGACGATGTTTTAAATCCGGAACCTGCAAATCCAAATCGAAATGCAAATACAAGTGGTGTAAATGAGTGTTCGaatg ATGAAAAGATTTACACTCCTGAGGTTGAACCATCAGCTATACCTGTGGTTGGAATGCAATTTACCTCTATCGAACATGCATACGTGTTTTACCAAacatatgctaagttagctggttttcTACTCGGAAAGGTGGTGAA ATCATATACTGTAAAGAAATTTGTTGATGGtcataatcataagtttgtatgtCCACACGATATTCATATGCTGCTAGCGTATAGGCAATTGTCAGATGTCCAGGAGGAGATGATATGGGAACTAGGCACTCTAAACCTTGGCCCTGTGAAAGCTTTTCATATAATGAGGAAATGTTACGACGGTTTTGAGAATGTTGGCGccacggttgatgattgcaaaaactTTAGGAATCGAATTAAAAGCTATATAGGAGAATATGATGCTGACATGGTGATCAATAGGTTGACCGACGAAAAACAGTATTTAGTTGATTTTTCGTTTGAATATTCTGTTGACGACGACAAACGGTTAACTGGTTTGTTCTGGGCCAATGGGTTATGCAAGCGTAACTTTATGGAGTTCGGGGATGTGATATCGTTCGATGAAACTTTCAAGACAAACAA GTATaagatggtgtttgttccgttCACTGGGATTGACAACCACTGTCGAAATGTAAACCTTGGAGCTGGGTTGTTGGCATCGGAGAGCATTGACTCTTATAAATGGCTTCTAAATTCATTCGTAAAGCCATTTGGACGACAGCCAAAGGTTGTAGTGACGGACCAAGACCCTGCGatgaaacaggctattgaggaggttttTTCTACCAGCAGACACAgattgtgcatgtggcacataatgaaaaaagtggcagataaA GTTGGACACGAGTTGTGCAATAATGATGATTTCAAAAGGAGGATGTGCGATATTGTATGGACTGATTCCATTGAGCCTGAAGAATTTGAgagacagtggaagttggtgatgATTGAGTACGGTCTCACTGAAAACAAATGGATTGACGATATGTTTTCGATAAGATACATGTGGATTCTGGATTTTTACCGGCATGAGCCCATGTCTG CAAACAGAGATATATGGAACTATTACCGAGTGTCTGCCGATGGACACCAAATCGAGGGTCCACAGATAAAGATATCGTTGAAAGACTTTAAAGCTCATGGAGATGGGTTGTTAGAG AGATGGACAAAGGATGTGGTCCCGAATGAATTAAACGCGACGTTCGATGTAAAGGTGGGTGATAAGGATGAGCAACACAAGGCTAAACAGATTGCTCGTGAAATCATCTAcacaggggagtatttg GATCCCAGGCATAAAGCCAATGAGGTCGAAgacgatgaagaggaagatgagtTCGAATATTACAGTGGTGGTAGTGATGATGGCAGTGAAGAAGATGAGTGGGAGGAGGTTTCAGACGAGGAAGATTAA